A genomic window from Streptomyces sp. NBC_01429 includes:
- the crtI gene encoding phytoene desaturase family protein, with protein sequence MRTIPGPTDHVVVVGAGLSGLAAALHLLGAERRVTVLERADHVGGRAGFTRTGGYRMDTGPTVLTMPHLLDEALAAVGGSVAERLELVALHPAYRASFADGSSLDVHTEPEAMEAEVERFAGPAQAAGYRRLRSWLTALHRVQMRSFIDVNFDSPLGLLGPDLARLAALGGFGRLGPRIGRFLQDERLQRVFSFQALYAGVAPARALAAYAVIAYMDTVAGVHFPRGGMHAVPRALAAAATDAGADLRLSTEVRSLERGGGGRITAVHTALGERIACDAVVLTPDLPLVHRLLGRTPRRAVPLTWSPSAFVLHAGTTRTWSRLAHHTISFGRAWESTFDELTRTGSLMSDPSLLITRPTATDPALAPPDRHLHYVLAPCPNLERGPMDWSEVGPRYRDRIVAELEQRGLTGFDASVECERVVTPADWAGQGHAAGSPFSAAHTFAQTGPFRSRNLVAGAPNAVLAGCGTVPGVGVPTVLLSGKLAAARITGAARPVRRRTSAAGLTGAAL encoded by the coding sequence ATGAGGACGATCCCCGGGCCCACCGACCATGTCGTGGTCGTCGGCGCCGGCCTGTCGGGACTGGCCGCCGCGCTGCACCTGCTCGGCGCGGAACGACGTGTCACCGTGCTGGAGCGCGCGGACCACGTGGGCGGCCGGGCGGGCTTCACCCGAACGGGTGGCTATCGCATGGACACCGGTCCCACCGTACTGACGATGCCCCATCTGCTGGACGAGGCACTGGCCGCGGTCGGCGGCTCGGTGGCCGAGCGCCTCGAACTGGTCGCGCTGCACCCCGCCTACCGGGCCTCCTTCGCGGACGGCAGCAGCCTGGACGTACACACCGAACCGGAGGCCATGGAGGCCGAGGTGGAGCGGTTCGCCGGCCCGGCGCAGGCGGCCGGGTACCGGCGGCTGCGCTCCTGGCTCACCGCTCTCCACCGGGTGCAGATGCGCAGTTTCATCGACGTCAACTTCGACTCCCCGCTCGGTCTGCTGGGCCCCGACCTGGCACGGCTGGCCGCCCTCGGCGGATTCGGGCGGCTGGGCCCGCGCATCGGCAGGTTCCTCCAGGACGAGCGGCTGCAACGGGTCTTCTCCTTCCAGGCCCTGTACGCCGGGGTGGCGCCCGCTCGGGCTCTGGCCGCGTACGCGGTGATCGCGTACATGGACACCGTGGCCGGTGTCCACTTCCCGCGCGGTGGCATGCACGCGGTGCCGCGCGCTCTGGCGGCGGCCGCCACGGACGCCGGAGCGGACCTGCGGCTCAGCACCGAGGTGCGGAGTCTGGAGCGCGGCGGCGGAGGCCGGATCACCGCCGTGCACACGGCCCTCGGCGAGCGCATCGCCTGCGACGCCGTGGTGCTCACGCCCGACCTGCCGCTGGTGCACCGGCTGCTCGGCCGGACGCCGCGCCGTGCGGTGCCGCTGACCTGGTCGCCGTCCGCCTTCGTCCTGCACGCCGGGACCACCCGGACCTGGTCCCGACTGGCCCACCACACCATCTCCTTCGGCCGGGCCTGGGAGAGCACCTTCGACGAGCTCACCCGCACCGGCAGCCTGATGAGCGATCCCTCGCTGCTGATCACCCGTCCCACCGCCACCGACCCCGCGCTGGCTCCGCCCGACCGCCATCTGCACTATGTGCTGGCCCCCTGCCCCAATCTGGAGCGCGGACCGATGGACTGGTCCGAGGTGGGTCCGCGCTACCGGGACCGGATCGTCGCCGAACTGGAGCAGCGGGGCCTGACCGGCTTCGACGCGTCGGTGGAGTGCGAGCGCGTCGTCACCCCGGCCGACTGGGCCGGGCAGGGCCACGCCGCCGGCAGCCCCTTCTCCGCCGCGCACACCTTCGCCCAGACCGGGCCGTTCCGCTCCCGCAACCTGGTGGCCGGGGCGCCCAACGCGGTCCTGGCCGGCTGCGGCACGGTACCCGGGGTGGGCGTGCCCACCGTGCTGCTGTCCGGCAAGCTCGCGGCGGCCCGGATCACCGGTGCGGCCCGTCCTGTCCGACGTCGCACGTCCGCCGCCGGCCTCACCGGAGCCGCCCTGTGA
- a CDS encoding phytoene/squalene synthase family protein produces MTARELAAAGITDPRLRAAYLSCRELNARHGRTYFLATRLLTADRRPAVHALYGFARWADDIVDDLGNRAPVAEKARALDRLQADLATGLSTGRSSHPVVAALADTAERYGIEHRHFTDFMASIRMDLDTTDYATWDDLARYVRGSAAVIGLQVLPVLGTCAPRAEAAPHAASLGVAFQLTNFLRDVGEDLERGRVYLPADRLAAHGVDHELLARCRRTGERDGRVVEALRELVAFNRGIYRHAALGVPMLAAVSRPCVSTALVLYSGILDRIEAAGYAPVLRRRVAVPEHRRATVALAGLLRVTAARTRHRLAARPVPPWPGACEKAAPIAEEHPG; encoded by the coding sequence GTGACCGCACGGGAACTGGCCGCGGCCGGCATCACCGACCCCCGCCTCCGGGCCGCGTACCTGAGCTGCCGCGAACTCAACGCCCGGCACGGCCGCACCTACTTCCTGGCGACCCGGCTGCTCACCGCGGATCGCCGGCCCGCCGTGCACGCCCTGTACGGCTTCGCGCGCTGGGCCGACGACATCGTCGACGACCTCGGGAACCGGGCCCCGGTGGCGGAGAAGGCCCGAGCCCTGGACCGGCTCCAGGCGGATCTGGCGACCGGGCTGTCCACCGGCCGCAGCAGCCACCCCGTGGTCGCCGCCCTGGCCGACACGGCCGAGCGCTACGGCATCGAGCACCGGCACTTCACGGACTTCATGGCCTCGATACGGATGGACCTGGACACCACGGACTACGCCACCTGGGACGACCTGGCCCGCTATGTCCGGGGCTCGGCCGCGGTGATCGGCCTCCAGGTGCTGCCCGTACTCGGGACCTGCGCACCCCGGGCCGAGGCGGCCCCGCACGCCGCCTCGCTGGGAGTCGCCTTCCAGCTCACCAACTTCCTGCGGGACGTCGGCGAGGACCTGGAGCGCGGACGTGTCTACCTGCCCGCCGACCGCCTCGCCGCGCATGGGGTGGACCACGAGCTGCTCGCCCGGTGCCGCAGGACCGGTGAGCGGGACGGGCGCGTCGTCGAGGCCCTGCGCGAACTGGTCGCCTTCAACCGCGGCATCTACCGGCACGCCGCCCTCGGGGTCCCCATGCTCGCCGCCGTCTCCCGCCCCTGCGTGAGCACCGCGCTGGTGCTGTACAGCGGCATCCTCGACCGGATCGAGGCCGCGGGCTACGCGCCGGTACTGCGGCGCAGGGTCGCCGTGCCCGAACACCGGCGGGCCACGGTGGCCCTGGCGGGGCTGCTACGGGTCACCGCGGCCCGGACCCGGCACCGTCTGGCGGCGCGCCCGGTCCCGCCGTGGCCCGGGGCGTGCGAGAAGGCGGCGCCGATCGCCGAGGAGCACCCCGGATGA
- a CDS encoding DUF5914 domain-containing protein, with translation MIGGAKWADQRPTWRDARPAVIEGALKRALARPSGNWYVLAASGQIRAGAPLGRTVAGREVVAWRDGAGTLHAAPGACPHLGAPLCRSPQVGDRLVCHWHGLALGPEGFPGWDPFPAHDDGELAWVRLDAVGGEAPLPAPVLPARPDPSGSLSAVATAIGICEPEDIIANRLDPWHGAWFHPYAFADLTVIESPAAPTGQVDADPAADRFVVQVAFRLRGRLGVPVRAAFTAPGPRTVVMHVIEGEGVTSVVETHATPLGPDASGRPRTAVVELVAAHSARPGFGLARRAAPLLRPAIRRTAGRLWRDDIAYAERRWQLRSTGGLPG, from the coding sequence GTGATCGGCGGCGCCAAGTGGGCCGACCAGCGGCCCACTTGGCGAGACGCCCGGCCCGCCGTCATCGAGGGAGCCCTGAAGCGGGCCCTCGCCCGTCCGTCCGGCAACTGGTACGTGCTCGCCGCCTCGGGCCAGATCCGCGCCGGGGCGCCGCTGGGGCGTACCGTCGCCGGTCGCGAGGTCGTCGCCTGGCGGGACGGCGCGGGCACGCTGCACGCGGCCCCGGGCGCGTGCCCGCACCTGGGCGCCCCGCTCTGCCGCAGCCCGCAGGTCGGGGACCGGCTCGTCTGCCACTGGCACGGCCTGGCGCTCGGCCCTGAGGGCTTCCCCGGCTGGGACCCCTTCCCGGCCCACGACGACGGCGAACTGGCCTGGGTACGCCTGGATGCCGTGGGCGGTGAGGCCCCGCTGCCCGCGCCGGTGCTGCCCGCCCGGCCTGATCCGTCCGGTTCGCTGTCCGCCGTGGCCACCGCGATCGGGATCTGCGAGCCGGAGGACATCATCGCCAACCGCCTCGACCCCTGGCACGGCGCCTGGTTCCACCCGTACGCCTTCGCCGATCTCACCGTGATCGAGTCACCGGCCGCCCCCACCGGGCAGGTTGACGCGGATCCGGCGGCGGACCGCTTCGTGGTGCAGGTCGCCTTCCGGCTGCGCGGACGGTTGGGGGTGCCGGTGCGGGCCGCCTTCACCGCACCCGGCCCGCGCACGGTGGTGATGCACGTCATCGAGGGCGAGGGGGTGACCAGCGTGGTGGAGACGCATGCCACGCCGCTGGGCCCGGACGCGTCCGGACGGCCGCGCACCGCCGTGGTCGAACTCGTCGCCGCCCACTCGGCGCGCCCGGGGTTCGGCCTGGCCCGCCGCGCCGCACCCCTGCTGCGACCGGCCATCCGCCGCACGGCCGGCCGGCTGTGGCGCGACGACATCGCCTACGCCGAACGCCGCTGGCAGCTGCGCAGCACCGGCGGCCTGCCGGGCTGA